Sequence from the Priestia megaterium genome:
AGACAAAGCCCGGCAACCATTCCTAGTGAGTTCGATTTAATAATCCCAGTTTTTATAATAGCACTGATTACTTCCCGGGAAAAATACTGATTGATAGGAAGTGATTCCTTTGTGATAACTTCGGTATTTTTCACAGCAATTCTCCTTTTTGAGCTTATTCTTGCATGAATAAACCTAATCTTTATTAATCAACTAAACTATTTTAACAAAAAAATATCGTAATTACATCAAGGTTGCTCGTAAAATTTGTTAACATTCCTTGAACTTTTTAAAAAAACAAAGAATAATGTCGAATTACCAATTAAAAATAAGTACATCCTTTATTATAAGATAAAAATGGAATGCTTAAAAATGAAAATTTTGACTATCTGGTGAACTTTTAACGAGCAAGAAACTCGAACTTAATCGTACCATATTTATTGGTAATTGCAATCACATAGTATGTGATGAAAGAAAAGATGTGGTACATTAAAGAAAGGACTAATAAGTTTATTTACTATGTCTTATTCACAAGGAGGATATATGATGCCAGATAAATATGCTAGCTTCTCTGAACTTGCCTCTTATGAAGTATACAACCAAGACTACAAAATTCAGTTTGAAATCAGACCTTCTAACATTATTATGCTTGCGATACACGGCGGAGGTATCGAAACTGGAACATCCGAACTTGCTGTTGGCCTAGCAGGAAACGAATACTCGTACTATATATTTGAAGGGTTAAAGAAATCAGGAAATGCCGACCTTCATATCACATCCACTCATTTTGATGAACCTCATGCGCTAACTATTATATCGAAAGAAGACTATGCAGTATCTTTTCATGGATACAATGATAAAAGTGAAAAACACACTAAAATCGGCGGTGCTGACAAAACGTTAAGGTCCAAAATACATGAAGCGCTTGTTTCCAAAGGTTTTAGTACAGAAATTTTATCAGATCAAGACCCTTTTTCCGGTACAAGCCCTAGAAATATAACCAATAAAACAGCTAGGCGGATGGGTGTGCAAATTGAGATAAGTAAAGCGCAAAGAGAAGCTTTTTTTGCAACTAACACGAGAAATGAACGTAAAAATTCTAAAACCCAGGAATTTTTTGAGTATATATCAGCTATTAGAAGTGCATTTCCTCTTAGATAAATCAGATACGTTTAGTATTTATTAAACAGGTTAGATTTATTACGGACATGTTTGTGGTATACATATAGTAACTACATATACTGGAGGAGATAATCATGAAAACATTTGACCAAGAAGATACCCTAGAACGTCTCAAAGCCTCTTATCGATATTTAAAAAGCGTAGACGTACGGGGAATCAGCACATTAGATGATCAAAAACGAGCAGAAGCTGTGCAGTTAATCGAAGAGATTGGTCTTAAAATATCAGAAATGCGTGTGAAAGTAGAGTGAGAAAAAAGAGAAGGACATCTGTCCTTCTTTCTCTTTTTCAACAACTATAAACAGGAGATTGACCATGAATGAGCAATATTATGACGCTTTATTAAATATAAAAACAACGGGAGAACAAAAGGGATTTAATGATTCATTTCATTACCATCGTTATGAACCCACGCCTTATAGTGCATTAGAAACACTTTTCACTCAGTATGAGCTAACAAGCAGCGATAGAATTGTTGACTTCGGGTGTGGAAAAGGAAGGCTGAATTTTTATGTGAACTACCTATGCAATGCCACCGCTGTAGGGGTAGAAATGAACGAGCACTTTTATGAGCAGGCCATAGATAATCAGAGGCGCTATTTAAAAAAAGCCAAGGGCCGCAAACATCATATTCATTTTCAGTGTTGTTTAGCCCAGAAATATAAGATTCATCCACTAGACAACTGCTTTTATTTTTTTAATCCTTTTTCAGTTCAAATTTTTATCCAAGTAGTGAACAATATTTTGCTTTCGTGGGAAGAGAATAAGCGCGAGATTGATTTGATTTTATATTATAGTTCGGAGGATTATCTTCATCATCTCGAAAAACACCCTTCTTTCATTTTAAAAGAAGAAGTAATGCTGCCAGAGTTGGATCGTAAAAACCCATATGAACGGTTTTTGATTTATAAAGTAGCTTATTAAGACGACTTATTTACTATTTGATAAAGCTGTATCGTGCTGGTTCTATTTAACAAATCAGCAGGGGCTGAAAAAAGACCTGCTGATTTTATTTATAACTTTTTAGAAATTAAAGCATAACACTTTATTATGTAAGCGCTTTCTGTTATAATAAAACTAGGTTGGATAGCATGCGTGGCTATCGGTGTACTCAGCGCAGGCGGGGCTAGTACAGAAGGAGAAGGCTACATACAAGTTAATAAACATTTAGTGGATAGAAATAAGAAGTCTCAAAAACAAATTTATTAATTTGTATGCTAAATCGTAAATTAACAAAAACGGCATTTATGATAAGGTTTTAGAGAAAAGAACTCAGCATATACTGTAAAAGCAATTTTTTTACTCTAAACAAGGGTGAAGAAATTGCTTATTTATTTTTAAATAAGTGCACAGCTTTTCAGATTTGTTTTGAGATATCTAGCGTTAGTGTATAATAGTAACAAGTACGAAAAAGTTGACATTGTTAATTGATTAAAGGGGATTTAAAAATGAGTGAACTAAAAATAGATGATGTAGCGAAGCAAAGCGGTTTAACAAAACGCACGATTCGTTATTATGAACAAATTGGACTGATGCCAGCACCTCCAAGAAGTGAAGGTGGATTTCGTCTGTACACCGAAGAACATGTAGAATTTTTAAAGAAAATTACCAATGCCAAAGAAGTCATGGGTTTTTCACTTCAAGAATTACAGGAATTTCTTGCTTTAAGTGATACTCTTGAAATACAAAAGATGGATTATAGGCAAGTGAAAGGAACAAATCAACAAAAAGAAAAGTTAGAGCAAGTGTTACATACGGTAGAAGAGCAGCTCAAGCTGATTGAACAGAAAAAGAAAAATATCTTAAAAGTAGAGTCTGACCTTCTGTCACTGAGAGATCGTGCTAAGGCTGCAATTGTAAAATTTGAGCAGGAAGAATCATAAAAAGCAGGCGCATTCACCAGAAGAGTGCGTCTGCTTTTACGGTTTTTATAGGGCATTCATTTATGATTGTGAAGTGTTTTCTTCTAGCTGTACCCCTAAAAGAAGTAGAATAGCCTGTATCCCATCGGCTTTTCCACTGTGAAAGCTTCTTGTTTCAGCATCCAAAGCTTCATTTACAGATTCCATCATATTTGATTCGTACAAGTCTAAAATTAATTGTTTTCCTTCGGGACTCAAATGCAGCTGCCCGCGTTCCTTCATTTTAAACTTCAACTTCTTCAACTCCCTTTCCCATAATACTATCAGTATACAAAATTAATAACATTTACGTAAACGTTAATTTTTGTATGTGGACAGAAGAACGTATTGAGTATAGGTACTAAGTGAGGTGAGAGATACTGATTATCCTTTGCTTGTTTTAATGTTTGTCAGCTTATAGCCGCAAGCTGAGCATGTATAGATAACGTTTTGATTGGACTGAGCAGTTAAAACGGTAGCAAGCTCTTTTTGAGAATGACAGTTAGGACAAATAACAACAGGGGATTTCATGTGATTTTCTCCTTTTCTTTTTCATAGTCAAATTTTATTTTATGTAAAGTTTAATCAAATATCCTTCGTGCTATCAAAAACGACGGAAGACATGTAAAAAAGCATTCTCGCTCAAAAGAAACGGGAATGCTTAAGGTGAGTTTAAAATCCGTCCTGGCTTGCTGTAAATGGAATGTTAAGTCTTCTTTCTACATTGCGTAAGCGCTGATTTAATCTGTTTATACGGTCAGTATGTCGCTCCACAACTCGATTTAAACGAGTAATTTCTCTGACTTGCTCCTCATTTTGTCTCTCAAGGGCACGAATTCTTCGTTCAAATCCTCCAAGATTTTGAAGCTGCTGTCTTTCATCGTATTCTTCATGCTGTGGTACGTAAGGGGGATAGTATTGTTGAACTGAGTAATCAACTTGCTGAGGAATGTATCCAGGGTTGAAATAATAAGGGTTCATTAGGGCATCGCTCCTTTTAAATAGTAATTTCAAATCAAACACGATATAACGTATGCGAAGATAAGAAAAATGCTATAGGCACATACCTAAAGACATTCTGTATTTAAAAAAGGGAAGTATTTTTAAAAGTCAAAAGGAGATAGGCGGTCCTTTCTTGAATATGCAAAATAGAAAAGCTTCTTTTTTAGACACTTTATTTAAGAAAGAGGGAAAGTGACCGATGGCTCAAGGAAAACAAAAACCAGCACCTAAAATAGAAGAATCAAAAGCTCCGCCTGCAAAGAAACAAAAGTCGAAGAGCCGAAGCACCAAAAAAGCGCAGCCTCCTACATCACCCTGGGTAAAAGCTGCTTCCGTTTTATCTAACATTGATTTCATTCGTTTGTTTCGAGTGCTGTTTCTTGCTTTAGTGGTTGCTTTTATTGTGTATCAATATATTTTACTCACAAAGGGAATCTTCATCAAAACATACGCGGCCCTTTGGCATCATCACAAAATGCTCTTGCTGGCTGGAGCTGCTTTTATTACCTATACTTCTTTCGTTTTTTACCTTGGTTACCGCACCGCTAAAAAACGGTAGAACTGCTCTAGGGGACGAATAGCATCTATTCTTTAAGCAAACCTTATATGTATATCAGCATAGAGGGGGGAAGAAACGTGGACAAGCAGCGAGCAAAACAAATTGCTGATTCACCCGTTATGGCTAACGTTACGTATAACGATACGGCCGTTTATATTCAACATGTAAGCGAAGAAAATGATACGGTAAGAATTTATCCGCTAGGTCAGCCGGAGAATGAACAAAATGTTTCCGTGAGCCAATTAGTAGAGAATTAAGGTGGATAAATAGAGCTGCTTTTTCAGTTAAATAAAAGCCAGAGAGCTATGTTGTACTCTCTGGCTTTTATTTATTCTTCCCATTTCTTACTGCTGATCTTTTCAATAATCCCGTGCAAATCATCCGGCTTATGAAACTCAATCGGAGACGCGCCTTTTTCAAACAGAATCGATTCTGCTTCAATTAAAGCCACGTAGCGTCCGTTCACTTTTGCTAAGTGAATATTTTCACCAAAATCAGCTAACAGTCCTTTAATCTCTGTTTCGCCAAGCTTCATTTTAAGCTCTGCATCAGGCGTATGCTCGACGATATGTGCAGCAGCTTCCATGACTTGATGCGTATCTAAACGTTCTTGAAGCTCACGCTTTTCACTTGTTGCCCACAATTCTATGTCCGACTCAAACTGTTCGAGTTCTACGCTTTCTGCTTCAAACGTTTCGCTGACATGTTCACGCACCATATCCATCACTTGTGTTTTCATAATCTCAGGCATCGGCTCGTTGTAGTCAATGAATTTTAAAAAGTCTTCAAAGTAACGGGCGTGAGATGCTTGGTGGATGACAAGCTCGCTTTCTTCGACCATGCCTTCTTCAGGCATGTAGGGGTATTGAATAGATTTCATGTTTTTAGTAGTAATCGCCATTTCTACGTGGCGAATAAGGGTTGATTCATCTGAAATTGAAGCCACTTTTGGTTCAAAGTCACATTTTAAAATAAACACAAAAGCATGATCAAAATATTTTCTTGGAACAGCAGATACAACTAAAAATGCTCCTCCTCGAACGGCTGCAGTATCAAGGTACGCATTGATAAACTGTTCGCTGTTTTCTTCAAATTCTTCTTTGGTTGTGGCAAAACGAGTGCGGTGAAATAAATTATAATTAGGGTTTGAGTCGAGAGCGTGTCCTGGTTCAACTATAAAATACCCGAGCTTTGTAGGCACTTGTTCTGCTTTGGGGTGTCGCTCTACTTTGCGCTTTACAATTTTTTTAAATTCACCGTCTAAAAAATCTTTAATGGAACTTTCTTCATATTCTTCCGTATCAAGCGTTTGAAAATGCTTATATTGTTTAGAAGCCTGTTCTTCTTTTCCTTCTACTTGTATCACGTAAAATGATAAAAAATTAATTTTAAAATCCATAGCAGTCACCTTGTTTCTTTTTAGTCAGTTACTTCAGTATAAGAAAGAGTCCGGTAAGCGTCAATGCCTGTTAGCTTTAGGGACAGAAGATCTATTTATACGATTGATCAGCTGAGAAATAGTGTGTAAAGCAAAGAATAAGAGAGGCAG
This genomic interval carries:
- a CDS encoding poly-gamma-glutamate hydrolase family protein — translated: MPDKYASFSELASYEVYNQDYKIQFEIRPSNIIMLAIHGGGIETGTSELAVGLAGNEYSYYIFEGLKKSGNADLHITSTHFDEPHALTIISKEDYAVSFHGYNDKSEKHTKIGGADKTLRSKIHEALVSKGFSTEILSDQDPFSGTSPRNITNKTARRMGVQIEISKAQREAFFATNTRNERKNSKTQEFFEYISAIRSAFPLR
- a CDS encoding methyltransferase; translated protein: MNEQYYDALLNIKTTGEQKGFNDSFHYHRYEPTPYSALETLFTQYELTSSDRIVDFGCGKGRLNFYVNYLCNATAVGVEMNEHFYEQAIDNQRRYLKKAKGRKHHIHFQCCLAQKYKIHPLDNCFYFFNPFSVQIFIQVVNNILLSWEENKREIDLILYYSSEDYLHHLEKHPSFILKEEVMLPELDRKNPYERFLIYKVAY
- a CDS encoding MerR family transcriptional regulator, which produces MSELKIDDVAKQSGLTKRTIRYYEQIGLMPAPPRSEGGFRLYTEEHVEFLKKITNAKEVMGFSLQELQEFLALSDTLEIQKMDYRQVKGTNQQKEKLEQVLHTVEEQLKLIEQKKKNILKVESDLLSLRDRAKAAIVKFEQEES
- a CDS encoding flagellar hook-associated protein FlgK, producing the protein MNPYYFNPGYIPQQVDYSVQQYYPPYVPQHEEYDERQQLQNLGGFERRIRALERQNEEQVREITRLNRVVERHTDRINRLNQRLRNVERRLNIPFTASQDGF
- a CDS encoding H-type small acid-soluble spore protein, with product MDKQRAKQIADSPVMANVTYNDTAVYIQHVSEENDTVRIYPLGQPENEQNVSVSQLVEN
- a CDS encoding DUF3900 domain-containing protein, which produces MDFKINFLSFYVIQVEGKEEQASKQYKHFQTLDTEEYEESSIKDFLDGEFKKIVKRKVERHPKAEQVPTKLGYFIVEPGHALDSNPNYNLFHRTRFATTKEEFEENSEQFINAYLDTAAVRGGAFLVVSAVPRKYFDHAFVFILKCDFEPKVASISDESTLIRHVEMAITTKNMKSIQYPYMPEEGMVEESELVIHQASHARYFEDFLKFIDYNEPMPEIMKTQVMDMVREHVSETFEAESVELEQFESDIELWATSEKRELQERLDTHQVMEAAAHIVEHTPDAELKMKLGETEIKGLLADFGENIHLAKVNGRYVALIEAESILFEKGASPIEFHKPDDLHGIIEKISSKKWEE